A single genomic interval of Flavihumibacter rivuli harbors:
- a CDS encoding alpha/beta hydrolase — MGAFYFISARTDMIDDVMPLEKETAILTARWEIASKHLDRKVAIDTYVPAGLTQGQLPSLLLINDGQNMDELGLVEMLGSLLEDGRIHPVVCVGIHAGEERKMEYGTAAVPDYMGRGAKAELYTLFVFEELLPFVRKKLDIPQFKEKTFAGFSLGGLSALDIVWAHPHEFTKVGVFSGALWWRSIDQDDPNYDDDQHRIMHQLVREGEYAYWLKFFFETGTLDETNDRNNNGIIDSIDDTVSLMEELARKGYDRDRDMVYLELANGRHDVETWAIAMPVFLEWAFGRGRKG, encoded by the coding sequence TTGGGAGCTTTCTACTTTATTTCAGCGAGAACAGATATGATAGACGATGTGATGCCCCTTGAGAAAGAAACAGCCATACTAACTGCCAGATGGGAGATTGCTTCTAAACACCTTGACCGCAAGGTTGCCATTGATACCTATGTGCCTGCAGGGTTGACACAAGGGCAGCTTCCCAGTCTTTTACTGATCAATGATGGCCAGAACATGGACGAGCTTGGCCTGGTAGAAATGCTGGGTTCCCTGCTGGAAGATGGCCGTATCCATCCGGTGGTATGTGTTGGCATCCATGCAGGGGAGGAGCGGAAGATGGAGTATGGTACTGCTGCTGTTCCCGATTATATGGGACGTGGTGCCAAGGCAGAATTGTACACCCTTTTTGTTTTTGAGGAACTCCTGCCTTTTGTCCGCAAGAAACTTGATATCCCACAGTTCAAGGAAAAGACCTTTGCCGGTTTCTCCCTGGGCGGCCTCAGTGCCCTGGATATTGTTTGGGCCCACCCCCATGAATTCACCAAGGTTGGGGTATTCTCCGGCGCCCTCTGGTGGCGTTCTATCGATCAGGATGACCCTAATTATGACGATGACCAGCACCGGATCATGCACCAGCTGGTAAGGGAAGGGGAATATGCCTATTGGTTAAAGTTCTTCTTCGAAACCGGTACCCTCGATGAGACCAATGACCGGAACAATAACGGCATCATCGACTCCATTGATGATACCGTAAGCCTGATGGAAGAGTTGGCCAGGAAAGGCTATGACCGCGACCGCGACATGGTTTACCTGGAGTTGGCCAATGGCAGGCATGATGTGGAAACCTGGGCCATTGCCATGCCGGTATTCCTGGAATGGGCCTTTGGCAGGGGAAGGAAAGGATAA
- a CDS encoding ATP-grasp domain-containing protein, producing the protein MKKIGILFGQERSFPMAFIERVNSKNIEGIVAEPVRIDKVIQGEATEYAVIIDRISQDVPFYRAFLKNAALCGTAVINNPFWWSADEKFFNNCLATKIGVPVPKTVILPSRDLPADTTDQSFSNLAYPLDWEGIFNYVGFPAYMKPFAGGGWKNVYKLVSMEDFFDKHSETGELVMLLQEEIIFTEYYRCYCIGGKYVRIMPYEPRNPHHLRYVADFSPSPERLKQMEEIVLRINQYLGYDFNTVELAVRDGIPYAIDFCNPAPDADLKSVGEDNFAWVVETAANYAIEKALAQKPGADNLTWGEYVKRSSAKNKLI; encoded by the coding sequence ATGAAAAAGATCGGCATTCTCTTTGGCCAGGAGCGGAGCTTCCCCATGGCCTTTATTGAAAGGGTAAACAGCAAGAATATTGAAGGAATCGTAGCCGAACCGGTAAGGATAGACAAGGTGATACAGGGGGAAGCCACTGAATATGCGGTGATCATTGACCGCATTTCACAGGATGTGCCATTCTACCGCGCCTTCCTCAAGAACGCGGCACTCTGTGGCACAGCCGTGATCAACAACCCGTTCTGGTGGAGCGCCGATGAGAAGTTCTTCAACAACTGCCTGGCCACCAAGATCGGGGTTCCGGTACCCAAGACCGTTATCCTGCCATCGCGTGACCTGCCGGCAGACACAACCGACCAGTCCTTTTCCAACCTGGCTTATCCGCTCGATTGGGAAGGCATCTTCAATTATGTAGGTTTCCCTGCCTATATGAAACCCTTCGCCGGCGGTGGATGGAAGAATGTGTATAAGCTGGTAAGCATGGAAGACTTCTTCGACAAGCACAGTGAAACCGGGGAACTGGTGATGTTGTTGCAGGAGGAGATCATCTTTACCGAATACTACCGTTGCTACTGCATCGGCGGCAAGTATGTACGCATCATGCCCTACGAACCACGTAACCCTCACCACCTGCGCTATGTGGCTGACTTTTCACCCAGTCCGGAAAGGCTGAAACAGATGGAAGAGATCGTATTGCGCATCAACCAATACCTGGGTTATGATTTCAATACGGTAGAACTGGCCGTTAGGGATGGTATCCCCTATGCCATCGACTTCTGTAACCCTGCGCCGGATGCTGACCTCAAGAGTGTAGGCGAAGACAATTTTGCGTGGGTGGTGGAAACAGCCGCCAACTATGCCATTGAGAAGGCCCTGGCGCAAAAGCCCGGTGCCGATAACCTCACCTGGGGTGAATATGTGAAGCGCAGTTCAGCAAAAAACAAATTGATTTAA
- a CDS encoding carboxylate-amine ligase: MSTINYQQFTLGVEEEYMVIDPQTRELKSHEQRIVLEGQKIIKDKVKAEMHQAVVEVGTDICKDIDEAFHDVAMLRKTISQVAGDLGFWMGAAGTHPFSHWESQLITEHIRYSEIVNELQEAARSNLIFGLHVHVGMESREMANHIANSTRYFLPHIYALSTNSPFWEGRLTGYKSFRTKVFDKFPRTGIPEYFATIEDYDNYIKMLVKTNCIDNAKKIWWDLRVHPFFNTVEFRICDVPLTVHETIIIAALFQAICAKIYKLRTNNMNYIQYSRALINENKWRASRYGIDGRLIDFGKEEEVNTRVLIYELLDFIDDVVDQLGSRHILSLVPNLLETGTGADRQLKTYQETNSMVSVVDYIHDQFLYGI; encoded by the coding sequence ATGTCAACTATCAATTACCAGCAGTTTACCCTGGGTGTTGAAGAAGAATACATGGTGATTGATCCACAGACCCGTGAACTGAAAAGTCATGAACAACGGATCGTACTGGAAGGACAAAAGATCATCAAGGATAAAGTAAAGGCTGAAATGCACCAGGCCGTAGTGGAAGTAGGGACCGATATCTGTAAAGATATTGATGAGGCCTTCCATGATGTGGCCATGCTGCGCAAGACCATTTCACAGGTGGCCGGAGACCTCGGCTTCTGGATGGGCGCGGCAGGAACACACCCCTTCAGCCATTGGGAAAGCCAGCTCATCACTGAACATATCCGTTACAGTGAGATCGTAAATGAGTTGCAGGAAGCGGCCAGGAGCAACCTGATCTTCGGCCTGCATGTGCATGTGGGCATGGAAAGCCGTGAGATGGCCAACCATATCGCCAACAGTACCCGCTATTTCCTGCCCCATATCTACGCGCTCAGCACTAATTCGCCGTTCTGGGAAGGCAGGCTAACGGGCTATAAATCTTTCCGCACCAAGGTATTCGACAAGTTCCCACGTACAGGGATACCCGAATATTTCGCGACCATCGAGGATTATGACAACTATATCAAGATGTTGGTAAAGACCAACTGTATTGATAATGCCAAGAAGATATGGTGGGACCTCAGGGTGCACCCCTTCTTCAACACGGTAGAGTTCAGGATCTGCGATGTGCCGCTCACCGTTCATGAGACCATTATCATTGCAGCATTGTTCCAGGCCATCTGTGCCAAGATTTACAAGCTGCGGACCAATAACATGAACTATATCCAGTATTCCCGCGCGTTGATCAATGAGAACAAGTGGCGGGCCAGCCGTTACGGTATCGACGGCAGGCTGATCGATTTCGGTAAGGAGGAAGAAGTGAATACCCGTGTGCTGATCTATGAGCTGCTCGATTTCATTGACGATGTAGTGGACCAACTGGGCAGCCGCCATATCCTGTCACTGGTACCCAATTTGCTGGAGACCGGAACAGGCGCCGACAGGCAACTGAAGACGTACCAGGAAACCAATAGCATGGTTTCGGTAGTGGATTATATCCACGACCAGTTCCTCTATGGCATCTAG
- a CDS encoding type 1 glutamine amidotransferase, whose protein sequence is MALGRNKIRVAILDLYEGVENQGMRCIREILNQYAEANHIDLEWDEFEVRLSHQVPDLSYQLYISSGGPGSPLDSEGSEWEKVYFNWLQSVEDWNNSPANTEKKFVFFICHSYQLACRHYKVGQVARRKSTAFGVFPVHMLPGAHQEPVFGGLKDPFYAVDSRDFQVIQPDHARIRSMGAKILAIEKERPHVPFERAMMAIRFNHYMVGTQFHPEADAIGMSMYLQREDKKTTVINSHGFEKWQSMIEHLNDPDKILWTYSHVLPNFLSHSIRQLQSNTALV, encoded by the coding sequence ATGGCTTTGGGAAGAAACAAGATAAGGGTAGCGATCCTCGACCTCTACGAAGGCGTCGAGAACCAGGGTATGCGTTGTATCAGGGAGATCCTGAACCAATATGCAGAGGCCAATCATATCGACCTGGAGTGGGATGAGTTTGAAGTGAGACTCAGCCACCAGGTACCTGACCTTTCTTATCAACTCTATATTTCTTCCGGGGGGCCGGGTTCCCCACTCGACAGCGAGGGCAGCGAATGGGAAAAGGTTTACTTCAATTGGCTGCAATCGGTAGAAGACTGGAACAATTCCCCGGCCAACACAGAAAAGAAATTCGTCTTCTTCATCTGCCATTCCTACCAGCTGGCTTGCAGGCATTACAAAGTGGGCCAGGTTGCCAGGCGCAAATCCACCGCCTTTGGCGTATTCCCGGTACATATGCTTCCCGGAGCACACCAAGAGCCTGTTTTTGGCGGCCTGAAGGACCCCTTCTATGCAGTGGACAGCCGGGACTTCCAGGTCATACAGCCTGACCATGCCCGCATCAGGAGCATGGGCGCAAAGATCCTGGCTATTGAGAAAGAAAGACCACATGTACCTTTTGAAAGGGCCATGATGGCCATCCGGTTCAACCATTACATGGTAGGCACGCAGTTCCACCCCGAAGCGGATGCCATAGGTATGAGCATGTACCTGCAAAGGGAAGACAAGAAAACAACGGTCATCAATAGCCATGGATTCGAAAAATGGCAAAGCATGATCGAACACCTGAATGACCCGGATAAGATCCTCTGGACCTATTCCCATGTATTGCCCAATTTCCTGTCGCATAGCATCAGGCAATTGCAGTCCAATACCGCTTTAGTGTAG
- a CDS encoding bifunctional 3,4-dihydroxy-2-butanone-4-phosphate synthase/GTP cyclohydrolase II — protein sequence MLDSIESAIEDIRNGKMVVVVDDEDRENEGDFVIAARHATPEVINFMSKEGRGLICVPLLEERCEELGLEMMVNSNTSLHETAFTVSVDLLGNGCTTGISAHDRSKTIQSLIDPNTKPADLGKPGHIFPLRAKKGGVLRRAGHTEATIDLARLAGMEPAGVLVEILNEDGTMARLPQLQVIAKKFGLKLISIKDLIEYRLKRDTLIDEVVRVDMPTQYGHFKMVAFKEKHTQNEHMALIKGEWEKDEPVLVRVHSSCFTGDILGSLRCDCGEQLHKALQMVEAEGKGIVLYMNQEGRGIGLMNKLRAYKLQEEGMDTVEANIHLGFPMDKRDYGVGAQILRHLGVTKIRLISNNPRKRAGLVGYGLEIVDCVPIKVKPNPHNEKYLKTKRDKLGHRILNEGEGG from the coding sequence ATGTTAGATAGCATCGAAAGTGCGATTGAAGATATCCGGAATGGGAAGATGGTGGTAGTGGTAGATGACGAGGACCGTGAGAATGAAGGGGATTTTGTGATCGCTGCCCGCCATGCCACCCCGGAAGTGATCAATTTTATGAGTAAGGAGGGCCGTGGCCTGATCTGTGTACCCTTGCTGGAGGAGCGCTGTGAGGAACTGGGGCTGGAAATGATGGTGAACAGCAATACCTCCCTCCACGAAACTGCCTTTACCGTATCCGTTGACCTCCTGGGCAATGGCTGCACCACCGGGATCTCGGCCCATGACCGGTCCAAGACCATCCAGTCCCTGATCGATCCCAATACCAAACCTGCCGACCTGGGCAAGCCCGGCCATATTTTCCCTTTGAGGGCCAAGAAAGGCGGGGTGTTGCGCCGCGCAGGCCATACCGAAGCCACTATTGACCTGGCCCGACTGGCCGGAATGGAGCCTGCCGGGGTGTTGGTGGAAATCCTGAATGAGGACGGTACCATGGCCCGCCTGCCCCAGTTGCAGGTGATCGCGAAGAAATTCGGCCTGAAACTGATCTCCATCAAGGACCTGATCGAATACCGCCTGAAAAGGGATACCCTAATTGATGAAGTGGTAAGGGTGGATATGCCTACCCAATACGGTCACTTCAAAATGGTAGCTTTTAAGGAGAAACATACCCAGAATGAACATATGGCCCTGATAAAAGGGGAGTGGGAAAAGGATGAGCCAGTGCTGGTAAGGGTACACTCTTCCTGCTTCACCGGGGATATCCTGGGTTCCCTGCGCTGCGATTGCGGGGAACAACTGCACAAGGCACTCCAGATGGTGGAAGCCGAAGGAAAGGGTATTGTATTATATATGAACCAGGAGGGCAGGGGCATTGGCCTCATGAATAAGCTTCGGGCCTATAAACTTCAGGAAGAAGGGATGGATACCGTAGAAGCCAATATCCACCTGGGCTTCCCGATGGATAAGCGCGATTATGGGGTGGGTGCCCAGATCCTGCGCCACCTTGGGGTTACCAAGATCAGGCTGATCTCCAACAATCCCCGCAAGCGTGCCGGACTGGTAGGCTATGGACTGGAGATCGTTGACTGTGTACCCATCAAGGTTAAACCCAATCCCCATAATGAGAAATACCTGAAGACCAAGCGCGATAAGTTGGGACATAGGATTTTGAATGAAGGGGAGGGAGGGTGA
- a CDS encoding TonB-dependent receptor translates to MSKRIVQVLTFLLLCTASFAQVTSGTIIGFITDNNGKGLAGASIEAVHEPSGTRYRTLTTSDGKFNLPSIRIGGPYKVTISYVGYNTQTLSDITVQLGEPTRIDAAMVSTSKELQEVVVATTKKGSLISKDRKGTASNFNRRMISSVPTLSRSITDVTKFTPQANGTSFAGQDNRFINLTIDGSIFNNSFGLQALPGSQTNSTPISLDAIEEIQVNVSPYSLKDAGFTGASINAVTRSGTNTFHGSAFYNMRNEGLVGRKAGKDGDQDVVTTAFDVKQFGASIGGPIIKNKLFFFANYEGERRNDPGTTFIANDGTTTGGNVTRVKESDLEALSDFLINNFNYNPGPYQDYSLVTKSDKALVKFDWNISDVHKLSVRGNILKSVRDVPVSNSGGFNGRRDNLFAMTFANSNYEINNDIYSGIIQLNSRISNKFQNDLIVGYTANRDYRNAKAPAFPTVDILDGNDRNYITFGSEPFTPNNILNTDTWQFSDNLTFYSGKHTISAGVNFEAFKFFNQFTPTIHGQYVFHNLDSFYASANAFLANPDMETNPVNLRRYALTYSNLPGGGLWNAVTKAYNLGFYIQDEVTLDEKLSLTYGARFDIPFFGGSGFTNTEVDGLNFVDEDGNPTKLSTSQLPSAKLMISPRIGFNYDVAGNKKTQIRGGFGLFAGRPAFVWISNQIGNNGVQSGSISTDNTRAFPFNPDVTANIPVINNPGSPAPSYNIATTEKDFRFPQVFRTNLGIDQNIGGGIIASAEVLFTQSLSNVFYYNANLKPATGTFSGPDNRPRYGTFNPATGQLLSGSAFNAASRINTKITDATVLKSGPLGQSFMATFKVEKPMRAQGFGWMVAYNFGRSRDYIQAGSIAFSSWRDNRSVRGNNSPDLAFSDNDLRHRVIGQVTYRKEIAKTMAVQFTLAGQSQNQGRTSYTYSGDMNGDGIQGNDLLYIPASKGEMNFQTYTTGGVTYTAQQQADAFEAYINQDAYLSSRRGKYAERNGVNLPMVTRFDLSGMLEVFRTIGKQRHTIQLRADIFNVGNMINSAWGVGYVVNNNAPLAARGYDPATGVPIYRMNLTSGSLNYETYRRGTSLIDVWQAQFGIRYIF, encoded by the coding sequence ATGTCAAAACGAATTGTACAAGTTTTAACCTTTTTGTTGCTGTGCACGGCCAGTTTTGCACAGGTAACAAGCGGTACCATTATCGGTTTTATCACCGATAATAACGGCAAAGGCCTGGCCGGAGCTTCGATCGAAGCTGTGCATGAGCCTTCCGGAACCCGCTACAGAACCCTTACCACCAGCGATGGAAAATTCAACCTGCCCTCTATCCGTATCGGGGGGCCTTACAAGGTAACCATTTCGTATGTTGGTTACAATACCCAGACGCTTTCCGACATTACTGTTCAATTAGGTGAACCCACCCGTATTGATGCTGCCATGGTTTCCACTTCAAAGGAACTACAGGAAGTAGTGGTGGCCACTACAAAGAAAGGCTCCCTGATCTCCAAAGACAGGAAGGGAACCGCTTCTAACTTCAACCGCCGCATGATCAGCAGCGTACCTACGCTGAGCCGTAGCATCACTGATGTAACCAAGTTCACCCCCCAGGCAAACGGTACATCATTTGCCGGACAGGACAACCGCTTCATCAACCTGACCATTGACGGTTCTATCTTCAACAACTCTTTTGGTCTGCAGGCATTGCCCGGTAGCCAAACCAACTCTACCCCTATCTCCCTCGATGCGATCGAGGAGATCCAGGTGAACGTTTCTCCTTATAGCCTGAAGGACGCCGGCTTTACCGGTGCTTCTATCAACGCTGTTACCCGTTCCGGTACCAACACCTTCCACGGTAGTGCCTTCTACAACATGCGTAACGAAGGTTTGGTAGGCCGTAAGGCTGGTAAGGATGGTGACCAGGATGTTGTGACCACTGCTTTCGACGTAAAGCAGTTTGGTGCCAGCATTGGTGGTCCGATCATCAAGAATAAATTGTTCTTCTTCGCCAACTATGAAGGAGAGCGTCGTAATGACCCCGGTACCACTTTCATCGCTAATGATGGCACCACTACCGGCGGTAACGTTACCCGCGTAAAGGAATCTGACCTGGAAGCCCTTTCAGATTTCCTGATCAATAACTTCAACTACAACCCGGGTCCTTACCAGGATTATAGCCTGGTAACCAAGAGCGACAAGGCCCTGGTGAAGTTCGACTGGAACATCAGCGATGTACACAAACTGAGCGTTCGTGGTAACATCCTGAAATCCGTTCGCGATGTACCTGTTTCAAACTCAGGTGGTTTTAACGGCCGTAGGGACAACCTGTTCGCTATGACCTTTGCTAACTCCAACTATGAGATCAACAACGATATCTATTCCGGTATCATCCAGTTGAACAGCCGTATCAGCAATAAGTTCCAGAACGACCTGATCGTTGGTTACACTGCCAACAGGGACTACCGCAACGCAAAGGCCCCTGCCTTCCCGACTGTGGATATCCTGGATGGTAACGACCGTAACTACATCACTTTCGGTTCAGAGCCGTTCACCCCGAACAATATCCTTAACACCGATACCTGGCAGTTCTCTGATAACCTGACCTTCTATTCCGGCAAGCATACTATTTCTGCAGGTGTGAACTTCGAAGCGTTCAAGTTCTTCAACCAGTTCACCCCCACTATCCATGGCCAGTATGTTTTCCATAACCTGGATAGCTTCTATGCTTCTGCAAATGCATTCCTGGCTAATCCTGATATGGAAACCAACCCTGTTAACCTCAGGAGGTATGCCCTTACTTACAGCAACCTTCCCGGTGGTGGTTTGTGGAATGCCGTGACCAAGGCCTATAATCTTGGTTTTTATATCCAGGATGAAGTTACCCTGGATGAGAAGCTGAGCCTGACCTATGGTGCCCGTTTCGATATTCCTTTCTTCGGTGGTTCTGGTTTCACCAACACCGAAGTGGATGGTCTCAACTTTGTTGACGAAGACGGTAACCCAACCAAGCTGAGCACTTCCCAGTTGCCTTCTGCCAAGTTGATGATCTCTCCCCGTATTGGTTTCAACTATGATGTAGCAGGTAACAAGAAGACCCAGATCCGTGGTGGATTCGGTCTGTTCGCTGGTCGTCCTGCGTTTGTTTGGATCAGCAACCAGATCGGTAACAACGGTGTACAGAGCGGTTCTATCAGCACCGATAATACCAGGGCTTTCCCATTCAACCCGGATGTTACTGCTAATATCCCGGTTATCAACAACCCTGGCTCTCCTGCACCTTCCTATAACATTGCTACTACCGAGAAGGACTTCCGTTTCCCACAGGTATTCCGTACCAACCTGGGTATCGACCAGAACATCGGTGGTGGAATCATTGCTTCTGCTGAAGTATTGTTCACGCAGAGCCTGAGCAACGTATTCTACTACAATGCCAACCTGAAGCCTGCTACCGGTACTTTCAGTGGTCCGGATAACCGTCCAAGGTACGGCACCTTCAACCCTGCAACCGGTCAGTTGCTGTCTGGTTCTGCTTTCAACGCAGCATCCCGCATCAACACCAAGATCACCGACGCTACCGTATTGAAGAGCGGTCCTCTTGGCCAGTCATTCATGGCTACCTTCAAGGTTGAAAAGCCTATGCGTGCACAAGGCTTCGGCTGGATGGTTGCTTATAACTTCGGTCGCTCACGCGATTATATCCAGGCCGGTTCTATCGCTTTCTCCAGCTGGAGGGACAACAGGAGCGTAAGGGGTAACAACAGCCCTGACCTCGCTTTCAGCGATAACGACCTGCGCCACCGTGTAATCGGTCAGGTAACTTACCGTAAGGAGATCGCCAAGACTATGGCCGTTCAGTTCACCCTTGCTGGTCAATCCCAGAACCAGGGCCGTACTTCTTACACCTATTCTGGTGATATGAATGGTGATGGTATCCAGGGTAACGACCTGCTGTATATCCCTGCAAGCAAAGGCGAGATGAACTTCCAAACCTATACAACAGGTGGTGTAACCTATACTGCCCAGCAGCAGGCTGATGCCTTCGAAGCATACATCAACCAGGATGCTTACCTGAGCAGCCGTCGTGGTAAGTATGCTGAGCGTAATGGTGTTAATCTTCCAATGGTTACCCGTTTCGACCTGAGCGGTATGCTGGAAGTATTCCGTACCATTGGTAAGCAGCGTCACACTATCCAGCTGCGTGCGGATATCTTCAACGTAGGAAACATGATCAATTCTGCATGGGGTGTTGGCTATGTTGTGAACAACAATGCTCCCCTGGCAGCCCGTGGTTATGACCCAGCTACTGGTGTACCCATCTACCGCATGAACCTGACCAGCGGCAGCCTGAACTACGAGACCTACCGTCGTGGTACCAGCCTGATCGATGTATGGCAGGCCCAGTTCGGTATCCGTTACATCTTCTAA
- a CDS encoding amidohydrolase → MKRSLLLMGLAALAIVSCNSKEQADLIIHHATIYTIDSAFSKAEAMAIKDGKILATGSNDAIMGQYASSNTVDAGGKFVYPGLIDAHCHFYRYGLGLQTADLVGTESWEAILDKLRTFAAEHPDGWLIGRGWDQNDWPIKEYPTNIALNQLFPDRPVILTRIDGHAAIANQKALTLAGIKAGDKLVGGDIEVKDGQLTGVLIDNAVDLVGSKIPAPDAKQMKAALLDAQQNCFAMGLTTVDDCGLDYNEVLFIDSLQQSGDLQMRIFAMLSDAKKNYDYIFKRGKIKTPFLNVRSFKVYADGALGSRGACLLQPYNDRAGHYGFLLSNPEHFDSVAAVIAAKQFQMCTHAIGDSGNRTILKIYGKYLKGKNDQRWRIEHAQVVNKDDFKLFGAYNIIPSVQPTHATSDMYWAGQRLGKEREKGAYAFKDLMDQNGWIPLGTDFPVEDISPFKTFYAAVVRKDAKGYPKEGYQMENALSRQDALRGMTIWAAKSNFEEQEKGSLEKGKLADFVILDQDLMTIPEDKILSTKAISTYVGGKEVYQKKQ, encoded by the coding sequence ATGAAACGATCCTTATTGCTGATGGGCCTGGCTGCCCTGGCCATTGTTTCCTGCAACAGCAAGGAGCAGGCCGACCTCATCATCCACCATGCCACCATCTATACGATCGACAGCGCATTCAGCAAGGCAGAAGCCATGGCTATAAAGGATGGCAAGATCCTCGCTACCGGCTCCAATGATGCCATCATGGGACAATATGCTTCTTCCAACACCGTGGATGCCGGTGGAAAATTCGTCTACCCCGGACTGATAGATGCACACTGCCATTTCTACCGCTATGGCCTGGGATTGCAAACTGCCGACCTGGTGGGAACTGAAAGCTGGGAAGCCATCCTCGACAAATTGCGCACCTTCGCAGCTGAACATCCCGATGGCTGGCTGATTGGAAGGGGTTGGGACCAGAATGACTGGCCCATTAAGGAATACCCCACCAATATCGCACTCAACCAGCTGTTCCCCGACCGGCCTGTCATCCTTACCCGCATCGATGGCCATGCCGCCATTGCCAACCAGAAGGCGCTTACCCTGGCAGGGATAAAAGCCGGTGACAAACTGGTGGGTGGTGATATCGAGGTAAAGGATGGCCAGCTAACAGGCGTACTGATCGATAATGCAGTCGACCTCGTCGGATCAAAGATCCCGGCACCCGATGCCAAACAAATGAAAGCAGCCTTGCTCGATGCCCAGCAGAATTGTTTCGCCATGGGATTGACAACCGTTGATGATTGCGGTCTCGATTACAATGAAGTTTTGTTCATTGACAGCCTGCAGCAAAGCGGTGACCTGCAGATGCGCATCTTCGCCATGCTGAGCGATGCCAAAAAGAATTACGATTACATCTTCAAGCGGGGAAAGATCAAGACCCCCTTCCTGAATGTAAGGTCCTTTAAGGTTTATGCAGACGGCGCATTGGGATCAAGGGGAGCCTGCCTGCTGCAACCTTACAATGACAGGGCCGGCCATTACGGCTTCCTCCTGAGCAATCCCGAACATTTCGATTCAGTGGCCGCAGTCATTGCAGCCAAGCAGTTCCAGATGTGTACCCATGCCATTGGCGACAGCGGCAACCGAACCATCCTCAAAATCTATGGTAAGTACCTGAAAGGCAAGAACGACCAGCGCTGGAGAATAGAACATGCACAGGTGGTGAACAAGGATGATTTCAAATTATTCGGCGCTTATAATATCATCCCCTCGGTTCAACCCACCCATGCCACTTCCGACATGTATTGGGCAGGACAAAGACTGGGTAAGGAAAGGGAGAAAGGCGCCTATGCCTTCAAGGACCTGATGGACCAGAATGGCTGGATACCGTTGGGCACTGATTTCCCGGTGGAAGACATCTCCCCCTTCAAGACCTTCTATGCAGCCGTAGTGCGGAAGGATGCCAAAGGCTATCCAAAGGAAGGTTACCAAATGGAGAACGCACTGAGCAGGCAGGATGCACTCAGGGGCATGACCATCTGGGCAGCTAAAAGCAATTTCGAGGAACAGGAAAAAGGTAGCCTGGAAAAAGGTAAACTGGCCGATTTTGTTATCCTTGACCAGGACCTCATGACTATCCCGGAAGACAAGATCCTTTCCACCAAAGCCATCAGCACTTATGTGGGAGGAAAAGAAGTCTACCAGAAAAAGCAATAA
- a CDS encoding OmpA family protein — protein MKQVRLFLLAALVLTMGSCVSKKKLTAANEEIAKLQSENGNLNNQVKDLNGQVSNLQSQNSSLNSDIQKCKDAYATIQKKQQQLEGALAAQGKSMEEIRHQVAEAMNKFSKEDIEVTYKNGLVYISMQDKLLFQTGSAKLGKAGIEALGTVAAVLNEHPDIKVTVVGHTDSIAIKKAYQDNWSLSTERANSIVRILRDNYSVDPGRLTSAGKSKYQPVDDNATPEGRSRNRRTEIILNPDLSKLWELAEQTN, from the coding sequence ATGAAACAAGTAAGATTATTCCTGCTGGCCGCATTGGTATTGACAATGGGCAGTTGTGTTTCCAAGAAGAAACTGACGGCGGCGAACGAAGAGATCGCGAAACTGCAAAGCGAGAACGGTAACCTGAACAACCAGGTGAAGGACTTGAATGGGCAGGTTAGCAACCTTCAATCACAGAACAGCTCCCTCAACAGCGACATCCAGAAATGCAAGGACGCTTATGCCACTATTCAAAAAAAACAACAGCAATTAGAGGGAGCCCTTGCTGCCCAGGGCAAATCAATGGAAGAGATCAGGCACCAGGTAGCTGAGGCCATGAATAAGTTCAGCAAAGAGGATATAGAAGTAACCTACAAGAACGGCCTGGTGTACATTTCCATGCAGGACAAGCTGCTTTTCCAGACCGGAAGTGCCAAATTGGGAAAGGCCGGCATTGAAGCCCTGGGAACTGTGGCAGCCGTTTTGAATGAACACCCTGATATAAAGGTGACAGTGGTGGGCCATACAGACTCTATTGCCATTAAGAAAGCCTACCAGGACAACTGGTCACTAAGCACCGAAAGGGCAAACAGTATCGTTAGGATCCTGAGGGACAATTATAGTGTTGATCCCGGCCGCCTGACCTCAGCAGGCAAGAGTAAGTACCAGCCTGTAGATGACAATGCCACCCCTGAAGGAAGGTCAAGGAACAGGAGAACCGAGATCATTCTCAACCCCGACCTCAGTAAGCTTTGGGAACTGGCTGAACAAACGAATTGA